The genome window NNNNNNNNNNNNNNNNNNNNNNNNNNNNNNNNNNNNNNNNNNNNNNNNNNNNNNNNNNNNNNNNNNNNNNNNNNNNNNNNNNNNNNNNNNNNNNNNNNNNNNNNNNNNNNNNNNNNNNNNNNNNNNNNNNNNNNNNNNNNNNNNNNNNNNNNNNNNNNNNNNNNNNNNNNNNNNNNNNNNNNNNNNNNNNNNNNNNNNNNNNNNNNNNNNNNNNNNNNNNNNNNNNNNNNNNNNNNNNNNNNNNNNNNNNNNNNNNNNNNNNNNNNNNNNNNNNNNNNNNNNNNNNNNNNNNNNNNNNNNNNNNNNNNNNNNNNNNNNNNNNNNNNNNNNNNNNNNNNNNNNNNNNNNNNNNNNNNNNNNNNNNNNNNNNNNNNNNNNNNNNNNNNNNNNNNNNNNNNNNNNNNNNNNNNNNNNNNNNNNNNNNNNNNNNNNNNNNNNNNNNNNNNNNNNNNNNNNNNNNNNNNNNNNNNNNNNNNNNNNNNNNNNNNNNNNNNNNNNNNNNNNNNNNNNNNNNNNNNNNNNNNNNNNNNNNNNNNNNNNNNNNNNNNNNNNNNNNNNNNNNNNNNNNNNNNNNNNNNNNNNNNNNNNNNNNNNNNNNNNNNNNNNNNNNNNNNNNNNNNNNNNNNNNNNNNNNNNNNNNNNNNNNNNNNNNNNNNNNNNNNNNNNNNNNNNNNNNNNNNNNNNNNNNNNNNNNNNNNNNNNNNNNNNNNNNNNNNNNNNNNNNNNNNNNNNNNNNNNNNNNNNNNNNNNNNNNNNNNNNNNNNNNNNNNNNNNNNNNNNNNNNNNNNNNNNNNNNNNNNNNNNNNNNNNNNNNNNNNNNNNNNNNNNNNNNNNNNNNNNNNNNNNNNNNNNNNNNNNNNNNNNNNNNNNNNNNNNNNNNNNNNNNNNNNNNNNNNNNNNNNNNNNNNNNNNNNNNNNNNNNNNNNNNNNNNNNNNNNNNNNNNNNNNNNNNNNNNNNNNNNNNNNNNNNNNNNNNNNNNNNNNNNNNNNNNNNNNNNNNNNNNNNNNNNNNNNNNNNNNNNNNNNNNNNNNNNNNNNNNNNNNNNNNNNNNNNNNNNNNNNNNNNNNNNNNNNNNNNNNNNNNNNNNNNNNNNNNNNNNNNNNNNNNNNNNNNNNNNNNNNNNNNNNNNNNNNNNNNNNNNNNNNNNNNNNNNNNNNNNNNNNNNNNNNNNNNNNNNNNNNNNNNNNNNNNNNNNNNNNNNNNNNNNNNNNNNNNNNNNNNNNNNNNNNNNNNNNNNNNNNNNNNNNNNNNNNNNNNNNNNNNNNNNNNNNNNNNNNNNNNNNNNNNNNNNNNNNNNNNNNNNNNNNNNNNNNNNNNNNNNNNNNNNNNNNNNNNNNNNNNNNNNNNNNNNNNNNNNNNNNNNNNNNNNNNNNNNNNNNNNNNNNNNNNNNNNNNNNNNNNNNNNNNNNNNNNNNNNNNNNNNNNNNNNNNNNNNNNNNNNNNNNNNNNNNNNNNNNNNNNNNNNNNNNNNNNNNNNNNNNNNNNNNNNNNNNNNNNNNNNNNNNNNNNNNNNNNNNNNNNNNNNNNNNNNNNNNNNNNNNNNNNNNNNNNNNNNNNNNNNNNNNNNNNNNNNNNNNNNNNNNNNNNNNNNNNNNNNNNNNNNNNNNNNNNNNNNNNNNNNNNNNNNNNNNNNNNNNNNNNNNNNNNNNNNNNNNNNNNNNNNNNNNNNNNNNNNNNNNNNNNNNNNNNNNNNNNNNNNNNNNNNNNNNNNNNNNNNNNNNNNNNNNNNNNNNNNNNNNNNNNNNNNNNNNNNNNNNNNNNNNNNNNNNNNNNNNNNNNNNNNNNNNNNNNNNNNNNNNNNNNNNNNNNNNNNNNNNNNNNNNNNNNNNNNNNNNNNNNNNNNNNNNNNNNNNNNNNNNNNNNNNNNNNNNNNNNNNNNNNNNNNNNNNNNNNNNNNNNNNNNNNNNNNNNNNNNNNNNNNNNNNNNNNNNNNNNNNNNNNNNNNNNNNNNNNNNNNNNNNNNNNNNNNNNNNNNNNNNNNNNNNNNNNNNNNNNNNNNNNNNNNNNNNNNNNNNNNNNNNNNNNNNNNNNNNNNNNNNNNNNNNNNNNNNNNNNNNNNNNNNNNNNNNNNNNNNNNNNNNNNNNNNNNNNNNNNNNNNNNNNNNNNNNNNNNNNNNNNNNNNNNNNNNNNNNNNNNNNNNNNNNNNNNNNNNNNNNNNNNNNNNNNNNNNNNNNNNNNNNNNNNNNNNNNNNNNNNNNNNNNNNNNNNNNNNNNNNNNNNNNNNNNNNNNNNNNNNNNNNNNNNNNNNNNNNNNNNNNNNNNNNNNNNNNNNNNNNNNNNNNNNNNNNNNNNNNNNNNNNNNNNNNNNNNNNNNNNNNNNNNNNNNNNNNNNNNNNNNNNNNNNNNNNNNNNNNNNNNNNNNNNNNNNNNNNNNNNNNNNNNNNNNNNNNNNNNNNNNNNNNNNNNNNNNNNNNNNNNNNNNNNNNNNNNNNNNNNNNNNNNNNNNNNNNNNNNNNNNNNNNNNNNNNNNNNNNNNNNNNNNNNNNNNNNNNNNNNNNNNNNNNNNNNAGTGTTCATAGgagatttattcataataaccagaaattgcAAACAACTCAAATGTCTCTCAACTTAAGAATGGATAAAGTTCAGAATGGAATGTTGaaaaattttgttgaaaatgctggcttttttccactggatggttttagcacctttgtcaNagatcaagtgaccataggtgtctgGGTTCATTTTTCNgtcttcaattctattccattgatctagctgcctgttactgtaccaatatcatgcagtttttatgactattgttatgtaatacagcttaaggtcagggatggtgattgccctcacaagttcttttttttctttaagtttttttcttttccttcctatgtTCTTTGGCTTAGAGTTCTTTATCtcccctgagagagagagaaaggaaaagaaaggaacaatgtcaggcacacatagacacatgcacactagATGAAAAACAAAGGGACTACAAACACTTATTTTTGCTTCCAGGTTTTCATAGATGTTGAGACAAATGTTCCTATGTATGAAAAGAACTACTTCATAGATAATATATAACACAAAGGGGGAGGTACAAAAAGATTTAGATAGTAAGTTCAaaacagtgtttcattctataatcCCATTATAAATTCAAAGCACCACTTTCAGATTGACTTGTTGCAGCATAGTTCATACCTTTGACTCATCCTTGAACCTgatatagaataaatattttccttgatcacaaatctcTTGCAAACCTATTTCTCATCTAAGTAAAATTTATGAAAGCccattgtattccttattatgcagcATTTACTAAATATCTTATCACGAGGAGCCACATTCTATTTTTTACTCTAACTTTTTTTATATCAAGAAGTTGATTAATATACAGTTTTAAGCTTCATAGTATGAAATTTGATTTCATGCCCTGAGCTGGAGTTAAATTCAGGAGTAGATGATCACCAGTAAAAATGAGTAGAATATAAAGCAGTTCTTGTGGTGATTCCTTGCATGCTTTTCATCAggtaggaaaaaaacaaaaacaatcaggGTGAGGAAAAAATGAAACTTGGCTCAGCCCCCATTTATTGTGTAACATGTGCTAGACCAGTTTTCTAGCGTTGGGCCCAGACCATTTTCTATAGTGATAGTTAGgcacaaaataattttgaaaaagttaTTCAAATAACAATTATGTCAGTCCAAGTTTATAAGAGTTTAACACATGTTTACCCTGATATTATTTACAGAACACATCTGAACAGTTTCACGAGAATGGGTACTGTGGACTCAGAGAAACTGCCCATGCTTTGGGTGTCTCTGCAGCTCCACTGAGGTAAACATAAAGTGTGTGGCTGTTACTATTGTCCGGATGACATAAGATAGCATACAAGTCACTTAGGCTGTTGTAAAGCCAAAATTATATCACTTAGGATGGGATTTATGGTCTAAAAGTGATGCTCAAAGTTTTCTGGGGAAAGggtttgagaaaagaaaattctagcaGATATGGAAAGAGCCTGATTTATCAGAAAACAAAGGATCACCCGGTTGTAAACCTGCATCATTGCTAGCAATCCAAGAACACCTATTCCTCTTAATGTTGTGTAGAGGGAAGCTGTATGTTAcattttcccagtttctctggTTCTTATATATGTGCACAAGGCCTTTAAGTCCCCTAGaaggtctgaaaaaaaaatacattcaatttctcctaaaaggatttaaaaaaaattgtttatgtattaaaattttcattctgtTCTTCTAGACACCTAGcaacaaattattttcataaacagTGCACTCAATATATTTTTACCCTGCCTCTAAAGGTTCAATATTAAATACTAATGAATgacaagctatttttaaaattattgtattaaatattttcttcatttacatttcaaatgctgtcctgaatgTCCCTTATaacctccacccaccctgctcctctacctatccactcccacttcttggccctggcgttcccttctATGGGGCATAAAATGTTTACAAGACCAATGGggctctcttctcaatgatggatgactaggccatcttctgctacatgtgcttCTAGAGACAcgcgctctgggggtactggttggttaatattgttgttccacttatagggttgcagaccccttcagctccttgggtactttctctagctcctccattggtggccctgtgttccatccaatagctgactgtgtacatccacttttgtgtttgtctggcactggcatagcctcacaagaggccactatatcacggtcccttcagcagaatctttctggcatttgcaatagtgtctgtgtttggtggctgataatgggatggatccccaggtggggtagtctctgaatagtccatcctttcatcttagctccaaactttgtctctgtaactccttttatgggtattttgttccctattctaaggaggaatgaagtatccagccgttggtctttcttcttttttgttttcttctgttttgcaaattgtatcttgggtattctaagtttctgggctaatatccacttatcagtgagtgcatatctagtgacttcttttgtgaatgggttacctcactaagaatgatatccttcagatataACTTTGATAGAAATAGAACTGGAAAAGTAAACTAAATTATGCTTCGGACTGAATTTTACAACGAGTGATTTCATTAAACAGGACAAAATTTAAGCACACATGCTACAATTGATATGCTTAGCATCTGAAGTGATCTCTATATAACGCCCATTTTCTCCTGACTTTGGTGAGTAACATGGTCTCATCATGTCATCCTCTTACCACAGGGCAAAACATGgagctttgctttctttcttcatttcataaaattttattttaacttattttcctACCTCTGTACTCAACCAAATTCAtttcttccccacctctctctctcaaaaaaaaaagaaagaatacaataaACAATACCCACAAAACATATCAGAAGAAAAAcgagaaggaaatgaaggcaagAAATTAACATATTCTCTGATGACTTtatggttttgtatttttaagctTCTCAAAATATGACTGGTTGCCATCTTCTGGAAACTCAGGAATGAACCTGGATAGAGTCCATTATCTggacagtatttaattaaagcctCCTTCaagtttgtctcaaaaaaaaaaaaaagaaaaaagaaattaacatatTCTCTTAAAATTTGTCTGTCACATCCAAACAATTCATCTATGAGAGGAACCAGAATTTGAAGATATGATTAGACACACATAGAATCTTGTGGATTATAAACAAGCACTGAATTGGACCTCATACTTAGGTCTTACCATCTTCTCATTTCAATATTTGATTAGGCAGGATACAGGTCCTATGAGCTGGTTCTTCCACAGAACAATGCTGTGATCTCTCTGCCCCATTGCAAGAGGATACAGGCTCAGATCGGAGTCACTTCCAGAGTGTGGGATTGAACAGACATTGGAGCCTGTATTCTAATCATGGATtcttaaacaatattttttaaatttctctacaTATTAGGTAGCcataaattaatataatcaatttaaatgatttattaagGTATTTACACAATAATGTAAAAAATTGTAAATGCCCATTGAAATAATTTATAGGACTCATagttattataaaaatatctgaaataacaTGTAAGTACNTTGTATTTTTTTGTAGGAAATGCGTAAAGCTTTTGAGGAAGAATCCATTCAGAAAAGCCTGCTACTCACTTCCACAGGAGCTGGAATCATTAACATAATCGAGTCTGGTTACAAGATCCCTGAACTGTCTCAGTAAGTGAGCATCCATTTTCAGGACTCCTTTGTGGGCTTAAGCAGAggtcatttatttattggttgcCTGTTGCTTCAAGGCATTATTATGGGTATTCTTTGACTACATAGGAATGAAAATGGCCCTAAGAAAGAATGCTAACTTGATGTTTATTGATCTTATTACTAATGTGTTTATCTATAGAAacatttcatatattaatatagtCTATTTTGATCATATACATTCACTAATAGCATCTTCTGTAAATCATCCTAATAGCTGTAATTATGACCCTCTGAATTATAGGTTTTCTGCTTTCAgattttttctattcattttttattagatattttatttatttacatttcaaatgttatcccgtttcctagtttcccctccaaaattccccatcccctcccctctccctggttCCCAGGGCACTCATTGCCACTTTCTGACCCTGGCAGTCCCATATACTAGGGCAGAGAACCTTCGcacgaccaagggcctctccttccattgatgaccgactaggccattctctgctacatatgcagcaagggccatgagtcccatcatgtggtTTCTCTGTTTGGTGATTTAGTCacagggagttctggggttactgctTTCAGTTTTTAATGAAGTTAATATTGCCTTACACAAATTCTAAAGCCAATATACACATGGCTGTTGGCTCATCCATGAGATTTCAGACACCTACCAATGGCCACATTCCTAAGAGAGGTTGAAACTGATTCATTTTGCAGACATTAACTAATACCTTCTTTATAATATGTTAGGCTTCGGTCTAGAATTCCTGCCCAAAATGCTGTAATTTTGTGAGACTTAATATCCTGCAGGTACTGTGCATAAAACACAAGCTGCTATGAGataatgttttcttgttttattagatattatatgaatttgcatttcaaatgttatctcctttcccagttttccctccagaacCCCCATCACATCCTCTTGCCACCTGTTTCTATGAGCGTGCTTCCCCTCAAACCAACCTATAacctcctcactgccctggcatgcacctatactggggaattgagccttcataggactaaggacCTCTACTCcttttgatgccagacaatgctgtcctgtgctacatatggggctggagccaaAGGTCTCTCTATGGGTATtgtttgcttggtggtttagtccctgggagctcatgggttctggttggttgatacttttcttctttctatggggttgcaaatcccatcagctccttcagtccttttttgtagctcctccattggggtccctgtgctcagtccaatgcttgtatgtgagcatctgcttctatGTTTgcctggctctggcagagcctctcaagaggttcctgtcagcaagcacttcttgacatctgcagtagtgtctgcttttgtgtctgtatatggggggatacccaggtggggcagtctctgtatggtctttccttccatttctggtCCAAATGTGTTGCcaaatttcctttagacaagtgTCATTCTTTGTTGAAAATTTGGAGTAAGTTAGTGGCCCCATCCTCTAACATAGGACCATGCCTAACTTTTTGGTATGGTCTCTATGGGTTCTTCCTCTGCTTTTGGGGGCATTTCAGCTCAGCTCAACCATATTGAAtcctggaagcctcttgcttCATTGGCATCTGGGGCTTGCTACCCTAGTTCTCCATCCCCACTAGTACATACATGTATTCAAATTCCTGAACCTCTATATATCATTCTTATCTTCTTTCATACTAATCCTGCCCAGCttttacccctccccctcctctcttacTCCCAAATACCTCCCCCAATctacctcccatgagtattttgttttcaattttaagaaagactgaagtatccgcactttggtttttcttcttcttgagcttcacatggtctggaAATGGggtcttgggtattccaagctttggggctaatatccattttttagtgagtgcatactatgtgtgttcttttgtgattgtgctacctcacgcaggatgatattttttacttccatctatttgcctaagaatttcatgaagccactGTTTTTAGTGgttgagtagtacaccattgtgtaattGTATGGCATTTTGTGGATTCATTCTCTGTggaaggacatctgggtccttcccagcttcttgttattataaataaggctactattaACATAATATAGAATATTTCCATTtgatgttagagcatcttttgggtgtatgctcaggagtggcatagctgtgtcctcaagtagtactatctccagtattctgaggaactgccagaattATTTCCAGAGCATTTGTACCAGCTTgtattggaggagtgttcctctttctccatatcttcaccagcatctgctgtcacctgagtttttgaccttagacATTCAGACTTGTTTGTGGTGGACTATCAGCCTGGAGATAGAGGGATgcttcaatatatggaaatccatcattgtaatccactatataaatgaacacagaaaaaaaaaacacaaggtcaactcattagatgctgagaaagcatttaacaaaatgtaacacccattcatgataaaattcttggaaagatcaaaaattcaatgcccatacctaaacatagtaaaatcaatatacaacaatccagtagccaacatcacaCTAAATGGAGCTAAACTTgaagcaatgccactaaaatcggggactagacaaggctgcccactctctacccacctattcaatatagtactcaaagtcctagctagagcaattagacaacaaaagaggtcaaagggattcaaattggaaaggaagaaatcaaaataccactatttgcagatgataagatagtataatTAAGTGGCCCCAAATATTCTACCACAGAACTGTTACAATGGATAAACAACTTTAGTAATGTGGCTGGATAGAAAactaattcaaacaaatcagtagccttcctctacttagaggataaacagtctgataaaaaaaaattagagaaacaacacccttcagaataggcacaaataatataaaatatcttggtgtaactcaaACCGAGCAAGcaaaaaatctgtatgacaagaatatcaagtccctgaagaaagaattcaaagatctcagaagatggaaaaaactCCCAACCTCACGGATTgggaggattaatatagtaaaaatggccatcttgccaaaagcaatgaACAGATTCAATATGATCACCATCAAAATACCCACTCAATTATTCATACAGTTCGATAGAGTAAactgaaaattcatttggaataacaaaaaccctggatagtgaaaaatattttcatcaataaaagaacttctggggaaatcactatccctgacctcaacctcaatagtgattaaaaactgcatggtattggtacagagacaggcaagtaaataaatggaaaagtattgaagatccagaaataaccCCCCACAcatattgtcacttgatcttttacaaaggatctaaaaccattcagtggaaaaaagacatcattttcaactaatggtgctggttcaactggttgtatacatgtatgcaaatcGATTCATTTTTATATCCTTGTATAAacctcaagtacaagtggatcaaggactttcaataaaaccaggtacactgaaactaatagaagagaaagtgttgGAAGGGCACGGGGGAGATTTCCTGAAAACAAAACTGATGGAATATGCTCTATGATCAACAGTTGAGAAATAGTtgtaaaacttctgtaaggcaaaggaagctgtcaataggacaaaatggcaaccaacagattgggaaaagagttttaccaattctacatctgatagagggctaatatccaatacaaacAAAGGGAttaagaagttagaatccagagaaccaaataacccctttaaaaTTGGAGTATAAATCTAAACAATGAGTTTTCAACTGAgtaatatcaaatggctgagaagcacctgatgAAATGTTCAgtatcattagtcatcagggagatctttccatcagcCACATATGGTGAAGAAATCAGCATTtcaccatcttccttccttccttacttccttccttACTTTAGCAGCAGTAAACTTCCTAAACTCTCTTGTATCATATGCTTTGAACCTTGACTATGAGGGATGTTTGTAGAAATGTCATGTCTATAGCTGAGAAACCAGACTTACATAAGATTTTGTACTTTAACCAATAATGGGTGTATGACTTAAGAACTTTTATTCAAAAAGAGCAGATATTCTGGAAAAATCTCTAAAGCCTCATATATCTATGGAAACATTAGCATATTTGAATGATAGTTTAATACTATGACAACCTAGCAAAACAACAAATGTTGGTTCCCTGTTGGGCCTGTGGGTTTCTAAAGCATGAATGTTTAGGCAGATTTACCGTGACAGGTATAAAATACACCCAAAGTTCAGCCTCATAAACATTCAGAAAGCAGGTTATTACCTCCATAATTATAATGGCTTTAGAACTTGAATGGCATGGTTAAGACCATTGGTGTCTTTTTACCTCAGAAGCCTACCTTATATATTGGTCATTGTGTAGGCTTCCTGTACGAAGACAGATTGCATCATAAATTTCAGGTTGATTTCTGTATGTCTAGAGTTAATGTGCATTGTTCATCAGTATGGTTTTAGCATCATGTCATGCTGAACATCCTAGAGCATCTGCAATATGCTGGATTGTTTTCGGTGTCTTTGGTGACTGTACAAAAATAATGTATTAGAGGTGTAATATGCCTGAcactgatattttcatttaatagctCATGTCTTTTTGCAGCAGGAGTATTGCTGATTCTTATTAATTGTAGTAAAATATATTAtgagtattatattttatttagattatgATCAAGTATActaacttaattttcttttctatatactttatttctttctaagtCATGATCTTTCCCCATTCTACCCGAAGCCCCATGCTTCCTTAAGTATATTAACAATCTAACTcctagctgttttttttttcactgctgtTCTATTAtacctttgctttatttttgttctttggagTGGCAGATGATAACTTTGCACATATATTTTTTCAGCACACATAGCAGCAGACAAAATGAAATCAGAGAACTAGACAGGAGTCCATGGGGAGAAAAATGATGCATATATTAGGATATATATTAGGGAAGACTACAAGGATGAACTTGAATAAACCTAATGGAAACATTGATTCTAATAACTTTCCTTTATTCCAGGTATCTTGACTATATTCAGGTCATGACATATGATCTTCATGATTCCAAAGATGGCTACACTGGAGAAAATAGTCCCCTTTATAGATCTCCATATGACATTGGAAAGAGTGCTGATCTCAATGTGGTAAGACATTAACAGATACAAGTGGAATTGAGAGATTAATGCATGAGCCTATGACATTTAATGTACCTGAAAAAAACTAATCATTTTtggaaaacagattttatttcttaGCTATTAATTCACACAATTTGAGGTACAAGAGTAGAGAATTTACTAAACAAACACAGGTTAACAGATGTTCTagcaaatattttactttctgcCTCTACAGGATTCAATCATTACCTACTGGAAGGACCATGGAGCAGCACCTGAGAAGCTCATTGTGGGATTTCCAGCATATGGGCACACCTTTATCCTGAGTGACCCTTCTAAGACTGGAATTGGTGACCCTACTGTTAGTGCTGGCCCACCAGGGAAGTACACAGATGAACCAGGACTCCTGGCTTACTATGAGGTCAGTATATTGGTTTTAGTGTACTCAGTGATTTACAGACCCATTTGTATGTTTGAGAAATAGAATCAGCTGAAATGTATGTTTGGTGTATTCAGTACTCTCCCTAAGCAGATACAATATGACAAGTGCTtacatattttatagtatattcATGTAATTAATAATGAGAGGTACTTTAGAATATACAAGTTGGTACAACCTATCAAACaataatattcataaatatgaCTATAGGATATCTATTGACTGCTTGCATATAGTTTAAAATATAGTACAAATATGAGGACAAAGtgtgatcattttaaaaataattcaagcaTTTGTCTTCTATTGTATTCTTGCCTAGTTTGATATGCTTGACCTCAAGTTCAATGTACAGAGGTGTATAGGTACATGGAATCACAGTATGGCAGTATAAGCTAAGAAGTTTACTGAGAACCCTCATGATTAATACTTAGAATATCAACTTTTAGGAGGCTGGAATATAAAAATTGTCAGTTTGAATACTACTATCTTAGCTATTAAATAGGAAAAAATTTCAGAAAGTAAAAGTGTAGTAATGAGAAGTAGTGATTCACCTCAGATTGTGTCATGTCTGTAGTCTGTGGAAATGTCCAGATATGCATTGTAGAATCAGGAAATTCGGTAAATGTCTGTTTACAATAAGATAGTTAAAGGCTCtttagaaaaatggagaaaactcCACAAGAGAATGgagaaatgataaataaattgaatgtttttcccttcttggaattaatatttaaaagatctGAAtctgtttgtttaaagatttgtACATTTCTGAATGAAGGAGCCATTGAGGTCTGGGATGCCACCCAGGAAGTACCCTATGCCTATCAGGGTAATNAGTGGGTTGGTTATGACAATATCAGGAGCTTCACATTGAAGGTAAGC of Mus pahari chromosome 4, PAHARI_EIJ_v1.1, whole genome shotgun sequence contains these proteins:
- the LOC110320697 gene encoding chitinase-like protein 4, encoding MRKAFEEESIQKSLLLTSTGAGIINIIESGYKIPELSQYLDYIQVMTYDLHDSKDGYTGENSPLYRSPYDIGKSADLNVDSIITYWKDHGAAPEKLIVGFPAYGHTFILSDPSKTGIGDPTVSAGPPGKYTDEPGLLAYYEICTFLNEGAIEVWDATQEVPYAYQGNXWVGYDNIRSFTLKAQWLKXNNLGGAVVWPLDMDDFSGSFCHEGRFPLTSILKRDLNVHSASCKAPYRGEL